The segment CGCACCCTCGCACCTCTCGCAGTTCTCCGGGAAGAAGGTGCTCAACGTCTTCCCGAGCCTGGACACGCCGGTGTGCGCACTCTCGGTGCGGGCGTTCAACGAGCGCGCGGCCGGCAAGCCTGGCGTTACCGTTCTCAACGTCTCGGCCGATCTGCCGTTCGCGCAGAAGCGGTTCTGCGGCGCCGAGGGGATCGAGCGCGCCGTGACGCTGTCGTGCTTCCGCTCGACCTTCGCCAGGGACTACGGGCTCGAGATCGCGAACGGCCCGCTCCAGGGGCTCTGCTCCCGCGCCGTGATCGCGCTCGACGAGGAGAACCGCGTCGTCTACACTGAGCAGGTCCCGGAGATCGCGCAGGAGCCGGACTACGACGCCGCCCTCGCCGTGCTGTAGAAATCCGCTGGTTGTCGAAGGGCATCCTTGGGCCGTTACTTCCGGCCCGAAGTCGGGTAATAATCGCCGCTCAACACCGTCTCAAGGACGAAGAAAGGGGGCATCATGGGCTTCTTCAAGAAACTGTTCGGCGGGGACGAGGCCGAGGATCCGCGAGCGGCGGCCGAGGCGCTGCGCAAGAAGGCGCTGCAGGGGACGGGG is part of the Pseudomonadota bacterium genome and harbors:
- the tpx gene encoding thiol peroxidase produces the protein MARITLKGNPFDTSGELPKKGTIAPEFTLVGLDLAPSHLSQFSGKKVLNVFPSLDTPVCALSVRAFNERAAGKPGVTVLNVSADLPFAQKRFCGAEGIERAVTLSCFRSTFARDYGLEIANGPLQGLCSRAVIALDEENRVVYTEQVPEIAQEPDYDAALAVL